A single region of the Lolium rigidum isolate FL_2022 unplaced genomic scaffold, APGP_CSIRO_Lrig_0.1 contig_56782_1, whole genome shotgun sequence genome encodes:
- the LOC124681797 gene encoding LOW QUALITY PROTEIN: kinesin-like protein KIN-7I (The sequence of the model RefSeq protein was modified relative to this genomic sequence to represent the inferred CDS: inserted 1 base in 1 codon), with protein sequence MDRIHVTVRARPLSAEDAQSSPWRISGNAVALTTQPSTRFDFDEIFSEECRTADVYGARTKHIVDSAVQGFNGTVFAYGQTNSGKTYTMRGSANEPGIIPLAVHDLFRSIQEHMDREFLVRMSYMEIYNEEINDLLVPEHRKLQIHENYERGIYVAGLREEIVTYPEQVLDFVSFGESHRHIGETNMNVYSSRSHTIFRMVIESREKADETEAGDSCDAVRVSVLNLVDLAGSERAAKTGAEGVRLKEGSHINKSLMTLGTVIKKLSEGVKGQGGHVPYRDSKLTRILQPALGGNANTAIICNITLAQIHADETKSSLQFASRALRVTNCAEVNEILTDAALLKRQRKEIEELRAKLKNSQSEHWDEDVLNLRNTLLQSELEKERIALELEEERKAKEHREKRLLQQXKKIENLSSLVLNSDRDDRVVVSSKNKRRQTWCARPLSRQLDVEVPELEQGSARSCGERDMGMPPSFEELMQESPASYSEPAHGCSSSDLWNEDISLPDSHALLNVTSRRKPSTKKKLVQEQLRSLVPESPQDPNEWKDAMLCQEITNPNGLSARESEAILVIKQLQDQVNLLESEKSLIQNNLDDVLELATQQKASFSEKYEELQRNALVAQEQAKTADEKLSALATIEKSKQVLSYPHPLA encoded by the exons ATGGACCGGATCCACGTAACCGTGCGCGCGAGGCCGCTCTCGGCGGAGGATGCGCAGAGCAGCCCGTGGCGGATCTCCGGCAACGCCGTCGCGCTCACCACCCAGCCCTCCACCCGCTTCGACTTCG ACGAGATTTTCAGCGAGGAGTGCCGCACCGCGGACGTCTACGGGGCCCGCACCAAGCACATCGTCGACTCTGCCGTGCAGGGCTTCAACG GCACTGTCTTCGCCTATGGGCAAACTAACAGTGGAAAGACCTATACAATGAGAGGATCTGCTAATGAACCTGGAATTATACCGCTTGCGGTTCACGATTTATTTCGAAGTATACAAGAG CATATGGACAGAGAATTTCTTGTTCGCATGTCTTATATGGAGATTTATAATGAAGAGATAAATGACCTTCTTGTCCCAGAACACCGAAAATTGCAGATTCATGAGAACTACGAG AGAGGCATATATGTTGCTGGTTTAAGAGAGGAAATTGTAACCTATCCTGAACAAGTCTTGGATTTTGTATCGTTCGGAGAAT CCCACCGTCATATTGGGGAGACAAACATGAACGTCTATAGCAGCCGTTCTCATACCATATTTCGCATG GTTATTGAGAGTCGGGAAAAAGCTGATGAAACTGAGGCAGGAGATTCTTGTGATGCTGTTCGAGTATCTGTCCTG AATCTGGTAGACTTAGCTGGTTCAGAACGTGCTGCAAAGACTGGTGCAGAGGGTGTGAGACTCAAGGAGGGTTCCCACATTAACAAAAGTCTAATGACTCTTGGTACGGTAATCAAGAAATTAAGTGAAGGTGTAAAGGGTCAGGG GGGGCATGTTCCTTACCGAGATAGTAAGTTGACAAGGATACTGCAACCGGCTCTAGGTGGAAATGCTAACACAGCCATCATTTGTAATATAACACTTGCGCAG ATCCATGCAGATGAGACTAAAAGCAGCTTACAATTTGCCAGTAGGGCATTACGTGTTACAAATTGTGCAGAAGTGAATGAG ATTTTGACGGATGCTGCTCTTTTAAAACgccaaagaaaagaaatagaggaACTTAGAGCAAAGCTTAAG AACTCTCAAAGTGAGCACTGGGATGAAGACGTTTTGAATTTGAGGAACACACTGCTACAG AGCGAACTAGAAAAGGAGAGAATTGCTTTAGAGTTGGAGGaggaaaggaaagctaaagagcaTCGCGAGAAGAGGTTGTTGCAGC gcaaaaaaattgaaaatcttaGTTCGTTGGTCTTAAATTCAGACAGAGATGACAGGGTTGTTGTTTCTAGTAAG AACAAAAGAAGACAAACATGGTGTGCTCGACCCCTGTCTAGGCAGTTAGATGTTGAG GTTCCAGAACTCGAACAAGGCTCTGCAAGAAGCTGCGGCGAGCGTGACATGGGGATGCCCCCATCCTTTGAAGAGCTAATGCAAGAAAGCCCCGCCAGCTACAGCGAGCCTGCTCATGGTTGTTCATCAAGTGATTTATGGAATGAAGATATTTCTCTACCTGATTCACATGCTTTGTTGAATGTTACAAGCAGAAGAAAGCCAAGCACAAAG AAGAAATTAGTTCAAGAGCAACTTAGATCGTTAGTACCTGAATCACCCCAAGACCCTAATGAGTGGAAAGATGCCATGCTATGCCAGGAAATCACCAACCCTAATGGCTTATCTGCTCGGGAGTCGGAGGCCATTCTTGTCATTAAACAACTTCAAGACCAG GTCAACTTGCTGGAGTCAGAGAAGAGTTTGATTCAAAATAACTTGGATGATGTTCTCGAGTTGGCAACTCAGCAGAAGGCTTCTTTCAGTGAGAAGTATGAAGAG